Genomic window (Barnesiella propionica):
CCCGAAATCGAGTCTATATAGGATCAAATACTTCTGTAGCCGCCTACACATATATAATAGATTCGAATCATGGCATAGGGAAAGATGAATTGATTCGTAATCAGCCGATGGATACGGCAGACAATGGTATTTATATAGGCTCCGATGTCTGGATAGCGGCCCATTGCACCATTATAAAAGGAGCTGAAATACAGGACGGAGCGGTTGTAGGAGCTATGTCGATGGTAAATAAAGTTATACAACGCGGTACTGTAAATTGTGGAATTCCTGCAAAGTTTTTAAGAGAAAGAATATAATAAATATAGTATGAAACAATTAAGTATTATAATACCCGTATATAATACGGGAAAATATTTGGATGATTGCCTGACATCTTTATTACATCAGGATATTCCTCATGAACAATATGAGATAATATGTGTAAATGACGGGTCTACTGATAATAGTTTGGAAATATTGAACGGTTATGCATCTGATAATGAAAATATACAAGTTATCGATCAGCAAAATGCCGGACATGCGGCTGCCAGAAATGTAGGATTACAGGCTGCTCAGGGAAGATATGTTTGGTTTGTAGATTCTGATGATTATATAGATGCGGGCTGTTTAGGTTTCTTATTACGAATTTTGAATGAAAATCAAATTGATTTTTTGACTGTGGGATTGACTTCT
Coding sequences:
- a CDS encoding acyltransferase encodes the protein FLQRTRTPHKAVTLLGNVYLNASNVKIGRNVTIYPNVYFWGSGEIVIGDNVDLGIGTIIYSRNRVYIGSNTSVAAYTYIIDSNHGIGKDELIRNQPMDTADNGIYIGSDVWIAAHCTIIKGAEIQDGAVVGAMSMVNKVIQRGTVNCGIPAKFLRERI